The sequence below is a genomic window from Sphingomonas jaspsi DSM 18422.
GATGTTGTCGCGCTCGGGCGGCAGCATTTCGACGAACCGGGCGAAGCTGCGGAAGACTCGTTCGCGCATCCGGTGGTAGGCCGCGACCCGGTCCTTGCCCTCGATCGCGTCCTTGCCTTCGCTTTCGGTCAGCGACACCACGCCCCAGGGCGCCGACCACCAGGCGCGGATGCGCGGCGCGACCTCGCCCTGCTCGATCAGCACCAGTTCGGTCGATCCCCCGCCGATGTCGAAGATCAGCGCCGGTCCGTCGCCCGGCTCCAGCAGCTTGTGGCAGCCGAGAACCGCCAGCCGCGCTTCTTCCTGCGGCGAGATGATTTCCAAGGCGATGCCCGTCTCGCGGCGGACACGTTCGGCAAATTTGCGGCCATTCACCGCGCGGCGGCAGGCTTCGGTCGCAACCGACCGGGCCAACGTGACGTGCCGACGGCGCAACTTGTCCGCGCAGATGCCGAGCGCCTCAACCGCCCGGTCCATCGACCCTTCGCTGAGCTTGCCGCTGGTCGACAGGCCCTCGCCCAACCGGACGATACGGGAAAAGGCATCGATGACCGTGAACCCCCCGTCGGACGGGCGAGCGATGAGCAGGCGGCAATTGTTGGTGCCAAGATCGAGCGCGCCGTAAACGTCGCGAGGGCCATTCCGGCCGATGGGGGCCTTACCCCGGTCCGCGGGCCCTGACGACTTCTGGCCCGGGACATTGGCGACATCCTGCGCCATATCCCCAAATTCCATTCTATCCTTCACCGTCCGCGCCATAGCGAGCGGCTGACTTGGGTCGAACTTAGCCTGAATGGACCCGACGGCGCAACCTTGACCGATGGGAGCATAAAGCGACCGGCGGCGTTGACAGGGCACGCAGGGCTTTCTAATGGCCCACCCGTCCGATCGGTGCCCGATCGTCTAATGGTAAGACTACGGACTCTGACTCCGTCAATCGTGGTTCGAATCCACGTCGGGCATCCAATTTCCCAGATTTTGAACCTTTGCCGACGAAGCGAGTTGGCAAGTCGCGTCCGGTGCCGTTAAGCCGGACGGGTTCGCCTGTCGCGTCGCGCGGATCGGTACTTTTTCCGAAAGCTGGTGGGGTGGCATGGGCAAGCGGCCGATAATTCTGCTGATGGCGGGTGCGATGGGCTGGTCTACGCCCGCCCTTGCCGAACAGCCTGTGGCGATCAGCTGGTCCGCCGCCGACCTGCGTTTCACCAAATCGTCGGCCGAGGCGCGCGCGGCCGAGCACCAGGCCGCGGCGGCAGACCTCACCGCCCAATCGCTGGCCACACTGCGCCGCCCGAACATCGACCTGTCGGCGCAACTGGTCCGCTATCAAAAGACGCTGTCGGTCGACGTCAGCTCCTTGAAAGACCAGACGCAGGGCAATCTCGACGCCTATCTCGGCGGCCTGCCGGGCCAGTTTCCGGCAGATTTGCAGGGCATCGTCCAGCAGGTCACCGACCGGATCGAGCAGGCGCTGCCGGGCCTGCTGCTGCCGATCCCCGACACGCTGAAATATCAGGCGCGCGAAACGCTGTTCCGCCCGACGATCACGGCCTTCATGCCGCTATACACCGGCGGCGCGATCCCGGCGCTGCAGAAAGGTGCCGGTGCTGCCGCTGTGGCGGCGCGCGCCAAGGCCGATGCTGACGTCAATCTGGCCCGCGTAAATCTGGCCCGCGCCTATTTCGGACAAACGCTGGCCGAGGGGCTGGAACGCACCGCCGAATCCAGCCTGGCGGCGATGGACCGCCATCTGTTCAACGCCGACGCTTTCTATCGCAACGGCGTGCTGCCCAAGGCCCGCGTGCTGGAAGTCCAGGTCGCGCGCGATGCCGCCGCCCGCAACCTTGAGCGCGCGCGGATCGACCGGCAGCGGGCCGACGACGCGCTGCAACGCATCCTTGAAATGGATGCCCCGGTCGAAGCCGCGACGCCGATGTTCGTCCACAGCAAGCCCCTGCTTCCCGTCGCCGACTACGTTGCCAGCGCGACGGGCGGCAGCCCGCGCGTCAAGGAAGCGGAAGCGACCGCCAAGGTCGCCAAGGCGGGAGTCGGACTCACCCGTTCCAGGCTGTTGCCGCAGGCCTATGCCTTCGGCGAATATTCGCTCGACCGAAAATCCGCCGCGCCGACCGAACCGGACTGGATCGCGGGCATTGGCGTGCGCTGGACGCTGTTGTCGTCGGTCGACCGGCGCAAGGCGCTGGCGGCCGCGAAAGAGCGTGAAAACGCCGCCCGCGACGGCACCGAGGTCGCGAAAAAGCTGGTGGCGACCGAAGTCAGCGACGCCTGGGCCCTGGCCGAAACCGCGCGGCGCAGTTTCCTGTCGCTCGAAAGCTCGACCGCGGCCGCGCAGGAAAATCTGCGCGTGGCGGAAATTGCATTCCGCGAAGGCGAAGGCACCGCCGCTTCAGTGATCGACGCGCGCGCTGCCTTGACCGCGGTGGAAACCCAGCGCCTCGCCGCCGCGTACGAATATGACGTCGCACTGGCAGCGTTGATGGCGGCCAGCGGGCGGATGCAGGACTATGACGCAGCGGTGGCAACCGCGGACCGGAGGATCGGGGGATGAGCGAAGAGGTTGCGGCGGCTACGGGCCAACGGCGCTGGTTGTGGGTGGTGGTCGCCGCGGTGGCTGCCTTGCTGGCGGTCGGATTGTGGCTTTCCAGCCGCCCGTCGACCCCGCGGCTGCAGGGTGAGGTCGAGGCGCGCGAAGTCAACGTTGCCAGCCGTATTGCGGGCACCGCAGGCCAACCTACGGTCAAGGAAGGCGATCGCGTCGCCGCGGGCCAGCTGCTGCTGACCCTGACCGCCCCGGCGGTCGACGCGCTGCAGCAACAGACCAATGCCACGCTGGAAACGGCGCGGGCGATCGAACAGGCTGCCAACAGCGGCGTACGGCCGGAAGACATTGCCTCGCTCAGCGCAATCTCGAAGTCCGCCGATGCGCAGGCGCGGTTGGCTGCGGTGTCGGCCCGGCGCGCGGACAATCTCTATGCGGAAGGCGTGATCGCCGCGCAGCGGCGCGACGAGGCACGAGCGCTGGCGGCAAGCACCGCGGCGCAGGCGACGGCCGCGCGGCTGCAATATCAAAAAGCTGCCGCCGGCGCGCGCGACGAGACCCGGCGTGCGGCGGCTGCACAGGTGGAATTTGCCGGTGGCGGCACCAAGCTGAGCGCCGCAATGCAGGCCGACCGCGAGATA
It includes:
- a CDS encoding Ppx/GppA phosphatase family protein; amino-acid sequence: MAQDVANVPGQKSSGPADRGKAPIGRNGPRDVYGALDLGTNNCRLLIARPSDGGFTVIDAFSRIVRLGEGLSTSGKLSEGSMDRAVEALGICADKLRRRHVTLARSVATEACRRAVNGRKFAERVRRETGIALEIISPQEEARLAVLGCHKLLEPGDGPALIFDIGGGSTELVLIEQGEVAPRIRAWWSAPWGVVSLTESEGKDAIEGKDRVAAYHRMRERVFRSFARFVEMLPPERDNIRLLGTSGTVTTLASVHLALPTYDRRLVDGLHVPVHDMRSIATMIAEMDYGERTRLPCIGADRADMVVAGCAILEAILDIWPAETLGIADRGIREGILRSLMARDGYQL
- a CDS encoding TolC family protein gives rise to the protein MGKRPIILLMAGAMGWSTPALAEQPVAISWSAADLRFTKSSAEARAAEHQAAAADLTAQSLATLRRPNIDLSAQLVRYQKTLSVDVSSLKDQTQGNLDAYLGGLPGQFPADLQGIVQQVTDRIEQALPGLLLPIPDTLKYQARETLFRPTITAFMPLYTGGAIPALQKGAGAAAVAARAKADADVNLARVNLARAYFGQTLAEGLERTAESSLAAMDRHLFNADAFYRNGVLPKARVLEVQVARDAAARNLERARIDRQRADDALQRILEMDAPVEAATPMFVHSKPLLPVADYVASATGGSPRVKEAEATAKVAKAGVGLTRSRLLPQAYAFGEYSLDRKSAAPTEPDWIAGIGVRWTLLSSVDRRKALAAAKERENAARDGTEVAKKLVATEVSDAWALAETARRSFLSLESSTAAAQENLRVAEIAFREGEGTAASVIDARAALTAVETQRLAAAYEYDVALAALMAASGRMQDYDAAVATADRRIGG
- a CDS encoding HlyD family secretion protein gives rise to the protein MSEEVAAATGQRRWLWVVVAAVAALLAVGLWLSSRPSTPRLQGEVEAREVNVASRIAGTAGQPTVKEGDRVAAGQLLLTLTAPAVDALQQQTNATLETARAIEQAANSGVRPEDIASLSAISKSADAQARLAAVSARRADNLYAEGVIAAQRRDEARALAASTAAQATAARLQYQKAAAGARDETRRAAAAQVEFAGGGTKLSAAMQADREIRAPVAGEIAKALIEPGEVVAPAIPLFQIVDVDRPWVRLSVGESDMTALRQGSTINGSIPALGLDGVPFMVKSIAAQGEYATRKATRQSSGFDERSFELKLEPARPVKGLRPGMSVLFDRIR